A window of Lysobacterales bacterium genomic DNA:
ATACAAGTTGCGCCGGTGGGCGGATTCGAAGGCGAGGCAGCGCTGGAACTGGGGCGTGATCCTCGATCAACGGGATCGGCGCTTTCGAGACCGTCGCAAGATCTGCTCCCCTCCGGCGCGACATGCTGAGTCACGTTGCCGCGAATACGGTGCCGGCACCGTGCTATTCGCCGGATCACCTTGACGAAATGAAGTTCCGGGCGCTGATCATTGTCGGCTCCAAGCCGATTGCGAATCTGCTTGACGAAGGCTGGCGGGGGATAGGCAGCGTTTCAGCGCCTCTTGACCGCCGTCATGGGCTCGCGCTGCACCCAAGCGCTGACCTGATAAGTGTCGAACCTCAGTTGATGCTCGGAGCGCTTGGGCACCGAGAATCCTGCACCGCTTGGTCCTCATGACACCGAGCGGGCCGACGGACGCGCGTCCACTTCGAGCTTCGGAGTCCGACCGTGCGAATCTTGCTTGAAGGCTTGACGCTGCAGCGGCTTTCGGCATCCGGGGTGGCGTTAGGCACTGAGGTTCGACACTAATCAGGAGCGCTGAAGGCCTTCGGCCCTTGGGGTGGCTGACGCGTAGTGCTGTTGGTGGTCCTCCGCCATTGCTCTATGGAAGGTCTGAACAACTCCGTCCGGGAGTCGTTCAGACGTCGCGAGTCCGGCGCGGGTCCGGACTCGTTCGGCCGCTGCGCGGCGACGCCTTCGCTGCGCTCGGTCACCCCAGATCAAGCGCTGACGAGCTCGATCCTCGTGACCGCCATTCGTGGCGCGCCATAGGGAAGCTCCGGTGAATCAGAGCTTCCCTATGGCGCGCAGTTCGAAACGGGCACTGCCATTCGTGTCGGGCATCGCCCTCTGGCTGCCAGAGCCGGCAGCTGGGCCGTCCGCCCGGTGGTGGCCCTTGCGTTCGACCTGCTACCTCAGCAGGCCGCCTGCCAGCCTTCGATTGCTGGCGGGCAGTTGGCCTTGCGAGGTTGTCGAGGTCGTGAGCGTCGAAATGGGTGAGGCGCAGGCAGTGTCTTCAGCGATTCGGCTGATCAGGTCGGCGGGATGCCGTCGTTCTCGATCTGGGGATCCATGCTGCTGAACTGATTGCCTTGGGAGTCGCTGAACACGATTTCGAAGCGGAAGACCGACTGCCCGGCATCGGCGTTGACGTCGGTCAGGATCAGGGACTGCTGGTCGGCTGGGATGGCCCAGGTCAGCTGGTCAGCGGTATCAAAGGGATTGCGCTGAACGTTGATGCCAACGAAGCGAAAGCCACGGCTGATCATCGTGTAGGTAATGGTTTCAGTCTTGCCATGCTTGACTGGCAACGGCTCTGAACTGAATGCGATGCCATAGTCGGGAAACGCACCGTTGATCGACACGCTGATGGATTGGCTCATCGGAGTTCCTTTTGCTCGGGTGGAAGGGTTTCGGTGGGCTTCCGAAGGTCTGCGATCATTCGATCGAGCTCGGGCAGATCACGGATGGATGAGTTCGACCTCTGGATCAGCGAGCGCTTTGCGACGAGATATCTGAGAGACAGGCTCGATGAGTCCCGAAGGTTGGCAAGTACCCTTAGTGCTTCCGGCCAGGGACCGGCTTCACCGTCGGGGATGTGCGCGGCCAACTCTACATACAGCAGGTCAAGGTCTACGCTGGAGTTTCGCGCCTCGCGCAGAAGCTGGATCCTTTCCATCACCTCTGCGGCGCAGCCAGTGCCTGGCATGTCGAGATGGTGCAGCGCCAGACAACGAGCGCCGCTGACACGCACACGCTCGCCTTCTGGAAGCGGGCTGGTCGAAACGACCCGATGCGCTTGCTCTGCAGTCGCGAGGTGCTGGCGACTCGCCGCAGTGTTCCCCGAAGTCTTTATCGCGGCTCGGTAGCCGATCAATGCCAGCAGAACCTGGCGTCGTGGCTGTGTCGGATCGTTGGCTGCATCCTCCCGTGCCAGCGCGGCGGCGCGCAGCAGGCTGTCGATACTGGCGCCCTCTTGTCCGAGCAAATCGCTGTGGACATCAAGCATGTAGCGCAGATTGATCTCGAATCGTCTTGCTCGCGGGCTGGCGCCTGCCGCTCGTTCGTGGGCCAACAGCCTCTCCAGCGCCGTTTTTCTGCTCTCCAGCGCGGCGCGAGGCTGTCCCAAGCTTTCCTGGGCGTTGGCGACCCAAGAAAGCGAATCCACGAGGTCGAGGACGCGAGGATCCGAATCGGAATTCAACATCGCCTCGCGAACCTGCGCCGCTTGTTCAAAGTGCGCCAGCGCGTCGGATGGGCGCTCCTGGGCTAGCATCAGGGAACCAAGATTGTTCAGCGCATAGGCGATTTCGTGTTGCCCGGATTGATGGTCACCAGTGATCTCGTCGAATGCACGCGCTTCGGCTAGGTAGCGTGCCATGTGAGTTTCGGCCGCCGGGTAGTCGCGAACCCTGTAGGCGATATGACCGCGCCAGAACGCCACCTGGCCCGCCTCGAAATGAAGCTGTTCCTTCTGCCGTCCGGGCGAAGCAAGCGCCGCTTCCAACAGCCGTGCCGCCTGCTCAAGCACCGGCCCAGCCTGCTCAAACTGCTGGCGCGTCACCTGCACTTCCCCAAGCGTGCGTAGGGCCCTAGCGCGTGCCAACGCGCTCGCCGCATCACCGCGCATGTCCGCTTCACCGAGGTACTTGAGCGCTTCGGCGCCGATGCTGTCCAGCAGATCCAGACGTCCCAGCGGGCGCAGCTTGTCGGCGAGGTCGCCCAGCATGTACTGGATGAGCTGTTCGGCCTCGCCGCGACGCTGTTCCGCGAGGGCTTGTGCAGCTTCCGCCTGGGCTCGGCCGGCGCGCGCTTCGGTCAGGCCGTAGAGGGCCAGGCCAGTGCCGCCGATCAGTGCGATGCCAATGAGCGAGGCGGCGGCGGCGGCCAGCGCATTGCGTCGAAGGAAGCAGCGCAGCGCATATCCGCGCCCGCCCTGAACCGCCATCACGGGCTCGCGTTGCATCCAGCGCTGCAGGTCTTCGGCCATTGAGGCGGCCGAGGCGTAGCGCTGGTCGCGGTCTTCCGCCATGGCACGTAGCGCGATGGCGCGCAGTTCGAAGGGCACGCGCCGCAGCTGCTGGGCATCGCCCTCGCCCGGTACGCGTGTCTGCAGGCTGCGCGCGAACTCTTCGCGAAGCGCCGTGTTTTGGAGGGCGCAGCCGTCGAAGGGCAGGCCCACCTGCAGGCGCAGGCACTCGGCCAGCATCACGCCCAGGGCGTAGATGTCGCAGCGGGCATCGATGCCGGCGGGGGCGGGGTCGCGCTGCTCAGGGGCCATGTAGGCCGGCGTGCCCGCCACCTGATTGGCTTGCATCGGTGTCGGCCCATCGGCGCTGGCGCCCAGAGCGATGCCGAAGTCGATGATGCGCGGCAGCGGGCCGGCGTCGGCGTCCTGCACCAGCACGTTCTGTGGCTTCAGGTCCCGATGGATCAGGCCGCGCTGATGGGCATGCTGGATGCCGCCGCAGAGCTCGATGAACATCCGCACGAGCGACGGGGTCGGCTGCGGATACAGGCGCAGGAACTCGTCCAGCGGCCGGCCCGGCACGTACTCCATCGCGAAGTAGAGCGCCCCGTCGGGCAGGCGCCCCGCGTCGTAGATCTGGGCGATTGCGCGGTGCGAGAGCAGGGCGAGGGCCTGACGCTCCACCTCGAAGAAGGCTTCGGCCCGTGCGCTGCGCCGCTCCGGCAGCATCACCTTCAGCGCGACGTCTCGGATCAGCGGCTGCAGCTGGTGGGCCAGCCAGACCTGGCCCATGCCGCCCTTTCCCAGGCGGCGCTCCAGCTTGAAGGCCCCGATGCGTTGTCCCTCGTGCCACTCGCGGACCGGCCGCGAGGCCGCAGAGCACTTGGTGTCGAGGCCTTCAGTGCGAGGCAGGACCTGGGTCAGCTGCTCGGTGGCGGTCATCACTTCGCCGAACGAATGTTCTGATGGCCTTCACTATACGAGGCATGCAACTTGCCGCGCCAGTGGGGTGACACCGGTTTCGTGCGGGCGCGCCGCCGATCATCGCGCTGTGCGGTGAAGGGAGGGGGCCTCCCCGACACGCGCCAAGCTACTCCGGATCGTAATCCAGCACCGGCGCCAGCCAGCGTTCGGCCTCGTGCATCGGCAGGCCGCGGCGGTGGGCGTAGTCGGTGACCTGCTCCTTGCTGATGCGGCCGACCACGAAGTACTGGCTTTGCGGGTGGCTGAAGTACATGCCGCAGACGGACGCCGCTGGCGTCATCGCCAGGCCCTCGGTCAGCGCCATGCCGCAGCGCGCTTCGGCTTCGAGCAGGCGGAACAGGGTGCGCTTGGTGGTGTGGTCCGGGCAGGCGGGGTAGCCGGGTGCCGGGCGGATACCGCGGTACTGCTCGCGGACCAGTGCCTCGCAGTCCAGGTTCTCGTCTGCCGCATAGCCCCACAGCTCTTTGCGCACGCGCTCATGGGCGTATTCGGCAAGGGCTTCGGCGAAGCGGTCGGCCAGCGATTTCAGCAGGATGGCGCGGTAGTCGTCGTGTGCCGCTTCGAAGGCTCGGGCGCGGTCCTCGCAGCCGAGGCCAGCGGTGACGGCGAAGGCGCCGAACCAGTCCTCACGGCCCGCATCGTGCGGGGCGATGAAGTCCGAGAGGCAGAAGTCCGGGCGCTCGGCGGGCTTGTCGACCTGCTGGCGCAGGCCGTGGATCACCGCCAGCTCGCCGCCGTGCGCGTTGAACACCTCGATGTCGTCGCCGACGCTGTGCGCACGCCAGAGGCCCACCACCGCCTTGGCCTCCAGCCACTCGCCTTCGATGATCTCGCGCAGCATCTCCTGCGCATCGCGGAACAGCTCGCTGGCCTGCGTGCCGACGATTTCGTCGGTGAGGATGGCGGGATAGCGGCCGGCCAGCTCCCAGGCGTTGAAGAAGGGCGTCCAGTCGATGTAGTCCACCAGCGTGGCGAGATCGACCTTGAGCTCGGTGACGCCGGGCACGCGTGGGGTGGGCGGCACGTAGTTCGCCCAGTCGCCGCGAAAGCGCTGGCCGCGCGCGTGCTCCAGGCTGACCAGGCGTTTGCCGTTGCCCTTCTGCGCGTGACGGGCGCGGATATCGGCGAAGTCAGCTTCGTTGGCGGCCACAAAGTTCGCGCGCAGGTCGGCGCTGATGAGGCTCTGCGCCACGCCGACCGCACGCGAGGCGTCTTTCACCCACACCGTCGGCGACTTGTAGTGCGGTGCGATCTTGAGCGCGGTGTGTGCGCGTGAAGTGGTGGCACCGCCGATCATCAGCGGCACGTGGAAGCCCTGTCGCTGCATTTCCTTGGCGACGTGGCTCATCTCTTCCAAGGAAGGGGTGATCAGGCCGGACAGTCCGATGAGGTCGGCGTTGACCTCGCGGGCGCGGTCGAGAATCGTCTGCGCCGGCACCATCACGCCCAGGTCGACCACCTCGAAGTTGTTGCAGGCCAGCACCACGCCGACGATGTTCTTGCCGATGTCGTGCACGTCACCCTTGACCGTCGCCATCAGGATGCGGCCGTTGTTGCGGCCTACGTCGCCCGTGCGCAGTTTTTCCTCCTCGATGTAGGGCAGCAGGTAGGCCACGGCCTTCTTCATGACGCGGGCCGACTTCACCACCTGCGGCAGGAACAT
This region includes:
- a CDS encoding DP-EP family protein; its protein translation is MSQSISVSINGAFPDYGIAFSSEPLPVKHGKTETITYTMISRGFRFVGINVQRNPFDTADQLTWAIPADQQSLILTDVNADAGQSVFRFEIVFSDSQGNQFSSMDPQIENDGIPPT
- the metH gene encoding methionine synthase, whose translation is MSTPRYTRLSGLEPLVITPDTNFVNIGERTNVTGSAQFRKLILDQRYDEAVEVARQQVESGAQILDVNMDEGMLDAEKAMVTYLNLIAAEPDIARIPVMVDSSKWSVIEAGLRCLQGKGVVNSISMKEGEAAFLEQARLVQRYGAAAVIMAFDEQGQADTCARKVEICTRAYHLLRDKLDFPPEDIIFDPNIFAVATGIDEHNNYAVDFIEATRIIKQTLPHCHVSGGVSNVSFAFRGNNVVREAIHAVFLFHAIRAGMDMGIVNAGALPIYDDLDPELRERVEDVVLNRRDDATERLLEIAPRYKKGKGETADTSAKLAWRANPVAERLKHALVHGIDEFVETDTEEARQGFAKPLEVIEGPLMAGMNVVGDLFGAGRMFLPQVVKSARVMKKAVAYLLPYIEEEKLRTGDVGRNNGRILMATVKGDVHDIGKNIVGVVLACNNFEVVDLGVMVPAQTILDRAREVNADLIGLSGLITPSLEEMSHVAKEMQRQGFHVPLMIGGATTSRAHTALKIAPHYKSPTVWVKDASRAVGVAQSLISADLRANFVAANEADFADIRARHAQKGNGKRLVSLEHARGQRFRGDWANYVPPTPRVPGVTELKVDLATLVDYIDWTPFFNAWELAGRYPAILTDEIVGTQASELFRDAQEMLREIIEGEWLEAKAVVGLWRAHSVGDDIEVFNAHGGELAVIHGLRQQVDKPAERPDFCLSDFIAPHDAGREDWFGAFAVTAGLGCEDRARAFEAAHDDYRAILLKSLADRFAEALAEYAHERVRKELWGYAADENLDCEALVREQYRGIRPAPGYPACPDHTTKRTLFRLLEAEARCGMALTEGLAMTPAASVCGMYFSHPQSQYFVVGRISKEQVTDYAHRRGLPMHEAERWLAPVLDYDPE
- a CDS encoding serine/threonine protein kinase, with the protein product MTATEQLTQVLPRTEGLDTKCSAASRPVREWHEGQRIGAFKLERRLGKGGMGQVWLAHQLQPLIRDVALKVMLPERRSARAEAFFEVERQALALLSHRAIAQIYDAGRLPDGALYFAMEYVPGRPLDEFLRLYPQPTPSLVRMFIELCGGIQHAHQRGLIHRDLKPQNVLVQDADAGPLPRIIDFGIALGASADGPTPMQANQVAGTPAYMAPEQRDPAPAGIDARCDIYALGVMLAECLRLQVGLPFDGCALQNTALREEFARSLQTRVPGEGDAQQLRRVPFELRAIALRAMAEDRDQRYASAASMAEDLQRWMQREPVMAVQGGRGYALRCFLRRNALAAAAASLIGIALIGGTGLALYGLTEARAGRAQAEAAQALAEQRRGEAEQLIQYMLGDLADKLRPLGRLDLLDSIGAEALKYLGEADMRGDAASALARARALRTLGEVQVTRQQFEQAGPVLEQAARLLEAALASPGRQKEQLHFEAGQVAFWRGHIAYRVRDYPAAETHMARYLAEARAFDEITGDHQSGQHEIAYALNNLGSLMLAQERPSDALAHFEQAAQVREAMLNSDSDPRVLDLVDSLSWVANAQESLGQPRAALESRKTALERLLAHERAAGASPRARRFEINLRYMLDVHSDLLGQEGASIDSLLRAAALAREDAANDPTQPRRQVLLALIGYRAAIKTSGNTAASRQHLATAEQAHRVVSTSPLPEGERVRVSGARCLALHHLDMPGTGCAAEVMERIQLLREARNSSVDLDLLYVELAAHIPDGEAGPWPEALRVLANLRDSSSLSLRYLVAKRSLIQRSNSSIRDLPELDRMIADLRKPTETLPPEQKELR